TGCTGATGGCCGAAAGGGGGAAATAATGAATATTGACAAGCCGCAAATCGGCGTGCTAGCGGTACAGGGGGCATTCATCGAACATGAACGCATCCTCAAATCGCTGGGTGCCGAAGCATTTGAAATTAGGCAGTTGCGCGATCTGAACCGACATTTGGACGGTCTTGTGCTCCCCGGTGGCGAAAGCACCGTGCAAGGAAAACTGCTCCACGATTTGGGGCTTTTCGAGCCTCTTCGAAAAAAGATTGTCGAAGGCCTGCCTGTGCTTGCAACATGTGCCGGCGCAATCCTCCTTGCCGAAAAAATTGCAGGCGAAAACAAGGCGCATTTCGCGACACTCCCCGCCATTATTCGCAGGAATGCTTACGGAAGGCAGCTCGGCAGCTTCTTTACGGAAAACGAAGTCGCGCACGTCGGAAAGGTCCCGCAGACCTTTATTCGCGCGCCCTTTTTTGAATCGGTCGGCGAAGGCGTCGAAATCCTTTCACGTACGGCAAGCTCAAATAGAGCCGACGCAACAGAGCAAATCGTTGCCGTTCGCTACAAGAACCAGATTGCACTTTCGTTTCACCCGGAACTCAATAGCGACACGAGCATTCACCAGTATTTCTTGAAGTTAGTGGGATGATTCACTTTCCACTTGCCAGGTGAAGCCAGCCGCCTCGATGGTGCGGAAGGTCTCTTCTAGGCTCTGGCCACCTTCGGTGAGGTAGCCTGACGCAAAAATAGAGTCGGCTACCTTGAAGAGCGTCTTCTTCAGGTTGTCGATTCGTTCTTTTTCATCTTGCGGATGCGTTCGGCCAATTTTTCGATATCGTCGTCTGCAAAACGGATGCCGCTAAGTCCGATACAGTGCCTCGCCAAATGCATTTCGTCAACGAGATCGTTGTCGCCATACAGCTTTTTGTCTTCTACATAACGATACTTTTCAATCGGTGCTTCGGAATCGCGGGACTGGGCGCAATAGGCGCAGTTCTGCGTTCGCGTTCAAAATATCGAGAGCGGCTTGTCTGTTTATCATAACGGGGCCTTAAATAAAATACGTCAGGTCGGACTTTTCGGTGGAGCCGAGCATCGTCGCGACTCCGCCGAGTTCCACGCCGTCAATCAACTCTTCCGCAGCGATGCCCATGAGTTCCATCGACATCTGGCAGGCGACAAACTTCACGCCCTTCTGCCTTGCGCTTTCAATCAGTTCTTCTAGCGAAGAAACACCGTTCTGCTTCTTGACGCGCACTTTTTCGGGCCTGCGCAAAATGCTTACACCCCAGAAGGTAAAGAACATCGTGACCGGGCGATAGGCCCTTAGCATCAACAAAGTGAACTTTTGGGATGGCGTCAAGCCCGCCTTCCACATTGTACACATCGTAATCGCGATCGGCAAGAATTTTTTTGACTTCGGACATTTTGTCGTGTAGAAAAGCGTTTAGCGGTGGTGACTCACAGAGTTAAAAGTGTGACAAGCAAAAAAACAAATTGCACCTAAGCGGCGCAATATTTCGGGATATACAATTTTTTTATAGCTTTTCAATCAAATCAGTCAACTAAATCGTTCTGGAAGCGCGATAGATGCTCGAACGGCAAGATCTGACGACCGCGGAAAAGGCCGCAACCGTCGTTTATTAGCTGGTTGTTGAATTCTGGCAGCACGTTTGCGATTTCGTACAGATACTTTTCTTCTACTTCGCGGCGGCTCTCGCCCTTTTTAATGTGGCAAACCGGCATCGAAATCACAATGCGGTAAGCAATCAAGTCGCGAAAGTTCAGCTTGCTCTTGATTTCGGCTTCTGTCGGGAATTTCACGTTTTTTTTTGTAGTAGCCGTAAATGTATTCAAGGATGTAACCATTGAATTTTTCTTCGGCGCGAATCAGCGACTTAATGCGACCCTTGAATGTAAAAGCCAAGAACGGGTATTCTCGCGTCATGAACTTGTAGAATTCCTTGATCCGCTGAGACTGCGAAGTCAAAAAGTCATTGTGCTCCAGCAATTCAATAATCTGAATCAGAAAATTCGAATGCGCAAGGTCGATGCTGTTGCGCGTTTCCTTCGCACCGTTCCTGAGGTCGTTAGAATACTGATGCAAAATTTTCAGCACCGTGTTTCCGGAATACAAGTAGTCGTTCAGCGTAATCATATTAAATCCTGCGCCCCATAGAATGCAAAAAAATATGCCAAAGCTCTTTCGCAAGATACTTTGGCATTTTTCGTTACAGTTTTTGGAAAACTTTACGGTTTTTGGATAGCGTCGTAATTACGCGGCGCTACCGGCAAGGCCGATTTCTGCGGCGTGTTCGCGCATACCCTCGATGCAGATGGCGGCGACGTCTTTCACGTCCATGCCGAGCAGGGCGCAGCCTTTCAGGATGTATTCGCGGTTGCACTTGGCGGCGAATTTCTTGTCCTTGAACTTTTTAATGAAACTTTTCACTTCGAGGTCCAGGATTCCGTTGGGGCGCATCCTTGCGCAGGCCTGGATGATTCCGGTGAGTTCGTCGACGGTAAACAGGCTCTTTTCCATGTTGGTCTTGGGTTCCACCTGGTTCACGATTTCAAAGCCGTGTGCCAAAATGGCGCGCACGTCTTCTTCGGAGACGCCTTGCGCGAGCAGTTCCTTTTCGGTGTGCTGCAGGTGTTCTTCGGGAAATTCCTGGTAGTCGTAATCGTGCAGGTAGCCCACGGCCTGCCAGTGTTCAACGTCCTCGCCAAAATGCTTGGCCATCGCGCCCATGGCGTAGCACACGTTGAGGGAATGGATGACCAGCGATTCTTCGGTTACGTGGCCCTTGTTGATTTCTTTTGCGCGTTCAAGTGTCAAGCTCATTTGAATTCTCCGATTTTTGTCGGTAATATAAATAATTTGGGGAGCCTATTGCGTCCCGTCCGTTATAAAAAAAAATGATAAATCAGCATAAATATTAAGTATTGGACGCCCTAAAAAATGCGTTCTATATTTGGCGACGTTTATGAAAAGAAAGAGTGTTGTCATACCGGGCTTTGGCCTTACTACGGGCGTTACGCTTGCGATTTTGAGCGTGGTGGTGCTGATTCCGCTTGCCTCGCTGGTCGTGTTTTCGGCCCAGATGAGCGCGAGCGAAATTATCGATGTCATCACGCGGCCGCGCGTGCTGTCCAGTTTTAAAGTGAGTTTCCTGACGGCTTTTGTCGCCTCGCTTATCAATGCAGTGATGGGCGTGATTCTTGCCTGGGTGTTGGTGCGTTACACGTTCCCGCTCAAGCGAATCGTGGACGGAACGATTGAGCTTCCGTTTGCGTTGCCTACAGCGGTGGCGGGCATTGCGCTTACGGCGCTCACTGCGGATACGGGCCTTGTAGGCGGTTTTTTTGCGAATTTCGGAATCAAGATTGCGTTTACGCGCATCGGCATCACGGTGGCGCTGGTGTTTATCGGCATCCCGTTCGTGGTGCGCGCGGTGCAGCCGGTGCTGGAAAAGTTGGACCCCGCTTACGAAGAGGCTGCGGGGGTGCTGGGCGCAAGCCGCACGCGGATTTTCTGGAAGGTCATTTTGCCGGAGCTGATTCCCGCCATCTTCACGGGTTTCGGGCTCGCTTTCGGGCGCTGCCTCGGCGAATACGGTAGTGTCGTGTTTATCGCGGGCAACATGCCCTTTGAAACCGAAATCGCTCCGCTCATCATTATGTCGGAACTTCAGGAATACGACTATTCCAGCGCGACGACAATTGCCCTCGTGATGCTGGTGGCGTCGTTCGTTACTTTGTTCCTGGTGAACGTGGTGCAGAACAGGAATGCCAAGATTCTCAAGGGAGGTAGCTGATGAGCGCAGTTACGCAGAACGGTCTCCATCGCGATACGAAGGGTTCTAAACTGGTCAGGTATTTGCTGATTGGCATAAGCCTGCTTTTCGTGTTCCTGATGCTTATTCTCCCGCTGATTACGGTGATTACCGAAGCGTTCAAGCAGGGTTTTGCGGTGTACAGCATGGCGGTTGCCGACGATTACACCATCAAGGCGATTCTCTTGACGCTAGAGGCGTCGTTTTTTGCAGTCGCCATCAACACGGTCTTTGGCTTGTGTGCCGCCTGGAGCCTCACGAAGTTCAAGTTCAAGGGGAAAAAGATTCTCGCGACGCTCATTGACTTGCCGGTGACGGTTTCGCCGATTATTGCGGGTCTCATTTTCTTGCTCACGTTTGGCCGTCAGAGCCCGATTTTCCCGCTGTTGCAGGATGCCGATATCAAGATTGTCTTTGCGGTGCCGGGAATCGTGCTTGCGACGATTTTCGTGACATTCCCGTTCATTTCGCGCGAACTGATTCCGGTGCTGGAATCGCAGGGAACCGACGAGGAAGAGGCGGCGGCGCTCATGGGTGCGAAGGGTTTTACGATTTTTAGGCGCATCACTTTTCCGCATATCAAGTGGGCTTTCCTTTACGGCGTGGTGCTCTGCGCGGCGCGTGCCATGGGTGAATTCGGTGCGGTGTCGGTGATTTCGGGCCACTTGCGCGGAAAGACGAACACGCTCCCGCTCCATGTGGAAATCCTTTTTAACGAGTTCCAGTACGTGCCCGCGTTTGCGGTGGCGTCGATACTGGTGATGCTTGCCATTCTCATTCTGGTTGCTCGAAGCGTCATTGAACATAAGGGAAGAAAGAAATAGCCTTGAAAGGAGATTTTATGTACGTCGAACTCAAACATATCAACAAGCATTTCGGAAATTTCAAGGCCTCGGACGATGTGACTGTCGGCATCGAGAAAGGCAAGCTGATTGGCCTTCTGGGCCCGAGCGGTTCGGGCAAGACGACGATTCTTCGCATGATTGCAGGGCTCGAGAACCCAGACAGTGGCGAAATCATCATCGACGGGAAGGTCATCAACGATGTACCTGCGAGCAAGCGCGGTATCGGGTTCGTGTTCCAGAGTTACGCCCTGTTCCGTTACATGACGGTCTTTGATAACGTGGCCTTCGGTTTGAAGATTGCGAAGAAGCCCGCAAATGAAATCAAGGAACGTGTCCACGAACTCTTGGAACTGGTGGGACTTTCTGGCCTTGAAAAACGCTACCCGAGCGAACTTTCGGGCGGGCAGCGCCAGCGCGTGGCCTTTGCCCGTGCGCTCGCTCCCCACCCTCAGTTGCTTCTGCTCGACGAGCCGTTTGCTGCAATCGATGCAAAGGTGCGCCAGGAATTGCGCAGTTGGCTCAAGGGAATGATCCAGAAACTCGGCGTTACGAGCATCTTCGTGACCCACGACCAGGACGAAGCCATCGAAGTGGCCGACGAAATCATCATTACTAACCGTGGCCGCATCGAGCAGGTGGGCACGCCCTACGAGGTTTACAGTAACCCGACAACCGCCTTTACGGCATCGTTCTTCGGCCAACCCAGCATTTTCAGGGATTACAGCAAGTTCCGCCGTTTTGACGTTCTCAAAAATGCAGAGAACGCGATTGTGCGCCCGGAATTCGTGAAGGTGACCAAGAAAACCGAAGTGCAGAAGTACAAGAATTCTGCAGAAGAAGGCGTCGTGGAAGAAGTGGATTTTCGCGGTTACGGTATCGAGCTGCACGTTCGCGTGAACGGGATCTTGCTTACAGCGCGGCGCTCCTTTGACCAGCCGAGAATCGAGGTAGGCGAGAAGGTGGACGTGTTCATCTATCGCATGTTCGTGACCCAGGGAGATACCGCGACACTACTCGAGAACAAGTCGCTGCGTGAGCCGGTGGTGGTGATTTAAAAATTGCCGATTTTGGCTTCGTTATAGAAAAAACTGATAATTCCGCATAAAAATTAAGTATTGGACGCATTGAAAATCGCGTTCTATATTTGGCTGCGAACAAAAGATGTACGGAGATTTGCTGGATGAATTTTGATACGGCTTTATTGCACCAAAATTTTGGTAGCGACCGATGTAGCGGTTCTACGCTTGCGCCGATTTACCAGGTGAGCGCCTTTTCACAGGATTCCGCCGAAAAACTCGAAGCCGTGTTCAACAATAAGGCTCCGGGTTTTGCGTATACGCGCATTGCGAACCCCACGAACGATTCCTTTGAACGCCGTATCGCGTCGCTCGAGAAGGGCATTGGCGCGGTGGCGTGCTCTTCGGGCATGGCGGCAGTAACTATCTCGCTTTTGAACATTTTGCATGCGGGCGACGAGGTGATTGCGAGCGCCGGGCTCTTTGGCGGCACGATCGACCTGTTCCATGACTTGGAAGCATTCGGCATCACGACGCGGTTCGTTACCGAAGTGACGGCTGAAAGTGTCCGCGAACAGCTGAACGAAAGGACGAAGGCGGTGTTTACGGAACTTATCGGGAACCCGAAACTGAACGTTGTTGACTTGAAGGCCGTGGCGGATGCTGCCCACGAGGGCGGTGTCCCGTTTATCGTCGATAGCACGACGGCTACGCCGTACCTTGTGCATCCCTTCGATTTCGGCGCGGATATCGTGGTACATTCCTCTTCGAAGTACATTAACGGCAGCGGTTCTGCGATTAGCGGCCTCATTGTCGATAGCGGAAAGTTCCCATGGGATTACGCACGCTACAAGGGCCTCGAGGAATACAGGCGTTTCGGCAAGTTCGCCTATATCGCGAAACTGCGCAACGGAATCTGGCGCAATGTAGGTTGCTGCGTTGCTCCCCAGACATCTTTCCTGAATTCGCTTGGGCTCGAGACTCTCGGGCTGCGCATGGATCGCCTTTGCAGCAATGCGCTGCAACTCTCGGAATTTTTGCAGGGTTTTGATGACGTTTCTGTCAACTATCCGGCCCTGAAAAGCAGCCCCTATTACGACCTGGTGCAGAAGCAGCTTGGCGGCAGGGGAGGCGCAATCCTCACGATTGACGCAGGCACCAAGGAAAGGGCGTTCAAGCTGATTAACGGCCTCAAGTACGCCACCATCGCCACCAATATCGGGGATATCCGCACGCTGGTGATTCACCCGGAAAGCACCATCTTTACGCACAGTTCCAAGGAACAGAAGGAACATGCGGGAATTTTTGAAGGGACTATTCGCGTGAGCATCGGTATCGAGAATGTCGAGGATCTGAAGGAAGATTTCGAACAAGCTATAAAGAAAATTTAAACGGAGACACAAAAATATGGCAACGGATTATGCAACTCTAAAAAAGGGCGGTTGGATGCGCCAGAAGCAGAAGAACAACTTCTCGCTTCGCGTGCGCGTCGTGGGCGGAAACCTGACCGCCACCCAACTCGCTAAAATCGCGGAAGTCGCCGAAAAATACGGTGAAGGTTACGCTCATTTGACCTCCAGACAGAGCGTCGAAATCCCATTCATCAAGCTCGAAAACGTAGAAGACGTGAAGGCGGCCTTGGCCGAAGGCGGCGTGGAACCGGGCGTTTGCGGACCGCGCGTGCGTACCATTACGGCGTGCCAGGGTGAAGCCGTTTGCCCGAGTGGCTGTATTGATACCTACGCGCTTGCCAAGGAACTCGATGACCGCTATTTTGCCCGTGAACTCCCGCACAAGTTCAAGTTCGGCGTGACCGGTTGCCAGAACAACTGCCTCAAGGCAGAAGAAAACGACGTGGGCATCAAGGGTGCCATCAAGGTCAAGTGGCTCGAGGACAAGTGCATCGGCTGCGGGCTCTGTGCAAAGACCTGCCGCAAGGGTGCCATCAAGGTTGAAAACAAGAAGGTCATCTTCGACGAATCGCAGTGCAATTTCTGCGGTCGCTGCTACAAGTCTTGCCCGACGGATGCCTGGGAAGATACCCACGGCTACATCGTCTCCTTCGGCGGGCTTTTCGGCAACAATATCAACAAGGGCGAAACGATTATCCCCTTCATCGAAGACAAGCAAAAACTGCTGGACATCTGCGATGCGGCCATCACGTTCTTTGCCGAGAACGCGAAACCCGGTGAACGCTTCAAGTACACCATCGACCGCATCGGTCGCGACGTCTTTGCGAAGAAAATCCTGGAAGCGGGTGTCTAGCGTTAAGAAATGAGCTGGCGGCAACGTATTGCAGAAGAGGCCCGGCAAAGTTATCCGCACGAATGTTGTGGTATTTTGCTCGGAAAAAACACCCCGGACGGCAAGTTCGAGGTGATGGAAATACGTGCTTTGCCTAACCGGATTCAAGGAGAGGGGAGAGGAACGCATTTCGAGGCGGACCCTCTCTTTCTTTACCAGGTGGAGCGGGAAATCGAGGGAAGCGGGCTTGAAATAGTCGGTTTCTACCATTCGCACCCCGATTATGAGGCAATCCCGTCTAGGGAAGATGCCGAAAACATGGTCCCAGGGCTTGTTTATGTGATAATTTCGGTGACAGGAGAGGGAGTTGTCGATATCAGAAGTTACAAAAACGATATCAAATGCTGACAGGCCCTTGCCGTTATAGGCGTTATAAAAAAAAGTGATAGGACTGCATAAAAATTATGTATTGGACGTAGGCAAAATCCGGTTCTATATTTCGCATTGAAAATAATCCTGTTGGTTATTTTGTTCAAAATACCACTTTTCTTTGTACGGAGGAAAAAGTGAAAATATACATCTCGGCTACCCTTAGAAATTTTTTTGGTAGGAATGCGCGGATAGAAATTCCCGCGAGTACGGTCAGGAAGGCTCTCGCCATCCTTTTGGACATGTATCCGGATGCCAAGAACGTCCTTTACGATGATGGTGGCAAGCTCCGGAACTTTATTCAGATTTATGTCAACGGCAAGAACCTGACGGTGGAAACCCTCTGGGAAACGCCGCTTCCCGAAGAGACTGAAATCCTGTTGTTGCCGGCAATCGCCGGCGGAGCGCCTGTTGAAGAATCGCAGAGCGCTGCGGTTGAAAGTCTCATT
Above is a window of uncultured Fibrobacter sp. DNA encoding:
- a CDS encoding 4Fe-4S binding protein codes for the protein MATDYATLKKGGWMRQKQKNNFSLRVRVVGGNLTATQLAKIAEVAEKYGEGYAHLTSRQSVEIPFIKLENVEDVKAALAEGGVEPGVCGPRVRTITACQGEAVCPSGCIDTYALAKELDDRYFARELPHKFKFGVTGCQNNCLKAEENDVGIKGAIKVKWLEDKCIGCGLCAKTCRKGAIKVENKKVIFDESQCNFCGRCYKSCPTDAWEDTHGYIVSFGGLFGNNINKGETIIPFIEDKQKLLDICDAAITFFAENAKPGERFKYTIDRIGRDVFAKKILEAGV
- the pdxT gene encoding pyridoxal 5'-phosphate synthase glutaminase subunit PdxT, with the protein product MNIDKPQIGVLAVQGAFIEHERILKSLGAEAFEIRQLRDLNRHLDGLVLPGGESTVQGKLLHDLGLFEPLRKKIVEGLPVLATCAGAILLAEKIAGENKAHFATLPAIIRRNAYGRQLGSFFTENEVAHVGKVPQTFIRAPFFESVGEGVEILSRTASSNRADATEQIVAVRYKNQIALSFHPELNSDTSIHQYFLKLVG
- the cysT gene encoding sulfate ABC transporter permease subunit CysT, whose protein sequence is MKRKSVVIPGFGLTTGVTLAILSVVVLIPLASLVVFSAQMSASEIIDVITRPRVLSSFKVSFLTAFVASLINAVMGVILAWVLVRYTFPLKRIVDGTIELPFALPTAVAGIALTALTADTGLVGGFFANFGIKIAFTRIGITVALVFIGIPFVVRAVQPVLEKLDPAYEEAAGVLGASRTRIFWKVILPELIPAIFTGFGLAFGRCLGEYGSVVFIAGNMPFETEIAPLIIMSELQEYDYSSATTIALVMLVASFVTLFLVNVVQNRNAKILKGGS
- a CDS encoding DsrE/DsrF/DrsH-like family protein, whose protein sequence is MLRAYRPVTMFFTFWGVSILRRPEKVRVKKQNGVSSLEELIESARQKGVKFVACQMSMELMGIAAEELIDGVELGGVATMLGSTEKSDLTYFI
- the cysW gene encoding sulfate ABC transporter permease subunit CysW; protein product: MSAVTQNGLHRDTKGSKLVRYLLIGISLLFVFLMLILPLITVITEAFKQGFAVYSMAVADDYTIKAILLTLEASFFAVAINTVFGLCAAWSLTKFKFKGKKILATLIDLPVTVSPIIAGLIFLLTFGRQSPIFPLLQDADIKIVFAVPGIVLATIFVTFPFISRELIPVLESQGTDEEEAAALMGAKGFTIFRRITFPHIKWAFLYGVVLCAARAMGEFGAVSVISGHLRGKTNTLPLHVEILFNEFQYVPAFAVASILVMLAILILVARSVIEHKGRKK
- a CDS encoding M67 family metallopeptidase; the protein is MSWRQRIAEEARQSYPHECCGILLGKNTPDGKFEVMEIRALPNRIQGEGRGTHFEADPLFLYQVEREIEGSGLEIVGFYHSHPDYEAIPSREDAENMVPGLVYVIISVTGEGVVDIRSYKNDIKC
- a CDS encoding HD domain-containing protein, giving the protein MSLTLERAKEINKGHVTEESLVIHSLNVCYAMGAMAKHFGEDVEHWQAVGYLHDYDYQEFPEEHLQHTEKELLAQGVSEEDVRAILAHGFEIVNQVEPKTNMEKSLFTVDELTGIIQACARMRPNGILDLEVKSFIKKFKDKKFAAKCNREYILKGCALLGMDVKDVAAICIEGMREHAAEIGLAGSAA
- a CDS encoding ABC transporter ATP-binding protein gives rise to the protein MYVELKHINKHFGNFKASDDVTVGIEKGKLIGLLGPSGSGKTTILRMIAGLENPDSGEIIIDGKVINDVPASKRGIGFVFQSYALFRYMTVFDNVAFGLKIAKKPANEIKERVHELLELVGLSGLEKRYPSELSGGQRQRVAFARALAPHPQLLLLDEPFAAIDAKVRQELRSWLKGMIQKLGVTSIFVTHDQDEAIEVADEIIITNRGRIEQVGTPYEVYSNPTTAFTASFFGQPSIFRDYSKFRRFDVLKNAENAIVRPEFVKVTKKTEVQKYKNSAEEGVVEEVDFRGYGIELHVRVNGILLTARRSFDQPRIEVGEKVDVFIYRMFVTQGDTATLLENKSLREPVVVI
- a CDS encoding PLP-dependent transferase, giving the protein MNFDTALLHQNFGSDRCSGSTLAPIYQVSAFSQDSAEKLEAVFNNKAPGFAYTRIANPTNDSFERRIASLEKGIGAVACSSGMAAVTISLLNILHAGDEVIASAGLFGGTIDLFHDLEAFGITTRFVTEVTAESVREQLNERTKAVFTELIGNPKLNVVDLKAVADAAHEGGVPFIVDSTTATPYLVHPFDFGADIVVHSSSKYINGSGSAISGLIVDSGKFPWDYARYKGLEEYRRFGKFAYIAKLRNGIWRNVGCCVAPQTSFLNSLGLETLGLRMDRLCSNALQLSEFLQGFDDVSVNYPALKSSPYYDLVQKQLGGRGGAILTIDAGTKERAFKLINGLKYATIATNIGDIRTLVIHPESTIFTHSSKEQKEHAGIFEGTIRVSIGIENVEDLKEDFEQAIKKI